In Arcobacter ellisii, a genomic segment contains:
- a CDS encoding thioredoxin family protein produces the protein MKVSFKRVIILLFISVFFNMSINAQEGKIVGGSMHEIPSWFKESFLDINEDIEEAKSKNRHYMIFLDLEGCPYCAKMLKENFIKENKTSEFIKKYFDVIELNVKGSREVTWIDDTTLTEKELATKLEIQYSPTILFFNENKEIVVRVNGYRSPSDFKYILEYVQGEHYKNMSLTEYVNKIEKQTLYTFKENKMFKNINDLSKITSPLAVIFEDGSCTQCDYFNDKVLKNKDVINEFKKFTVVRLDANSTKEIIDVDGNKTTPKEWAQKINLDYRPGVLLYDNKKLISTIDALLYSFHFKEVLRYVSGKFYEKYPKSYLDYLKVRQDELLKQGINIDLAE, from the coding sequence ATGAAAGTATCATTTAAAAGAGTTATTATACTTTTATTTATAAGTGTATTTTTTAATATGAGTATAAATGCTCAAGAAGGGAAAATCGTAGGTGGTTCAATGCATGAAATACCAAGTTGGTTTAAAGAGAGTTTTTTGGATATCAATGAAGATATTGAAGAGGCAAAATCTAAAAATAGACATTATATGATATTTCTTGATTTAGAAGGTTGCCCTTATTGTGCAAAAATGTTAAAAGAAAATTTTATAAAAGAGAATAAAACAAGTGAATTTATAAAAAAATATTTCGACGTAATTGAATTAAATGTAAAAGGTAGTAGAGAAGTTACTTGGATTGATGATACTACATTAACAGAAAAAGAGTTAGCAACAAAATTAGAAATCCAATATAGTCCAACTATTTTATTTTTTAATGAAAATAAGGAAATAGTTGTAAGAGTAAATGGATATAGAAGTCCAAGTGATTTTAAATATATTTTAGAATATGTTCAAGGTGAACATTATAAAAACATGAGTTTAACAGAGTATGTAAACAAAATAGAGAAACAAACTCTTTATACATTTAAAGAGAATAAAATGTTTAAAAATATTAATGATTTATCAAAAATAACTTCACCACTTGCAGTAATTTTTGAAGATGGGAGTTGTACTCAATGTGATTATTTTAATGATAAAGTTTTGAAAAATAAAGATGTAATAAATGAATTTAAAAAATTCACAGTTGTAAGATTAGATGCAAATAGTACAAAAGAGATTATTGATGTTGATGGAAATAAAACAACACCTAAAGAGTGGGCTCAAAAAATCAATTTAGATTATAGACCAGGCGTTTTACTATACGATAATAAAAAATTAATATCAACAATAGATGCACTTTTATATTCATTTCATTTTAAAGAAGTGCTTAGATATGTAAGTGGTAAATTTTATGAAAAATATCCAAAAAGCTATTTGGATTATTTAAAAGTTAGACAAGATGAACTTTTAAAACAAGGTATAAATATAGATTTGGCTGAGTGA